The nucleotide window gctctAGAGTCACACCCTTTgatccagcagctctccaggagaCTCCTGGTTTGTGATCTTGGTGCAGTGTCTACAGCTCTGACACTCTGTCCCTCTGATCCTCCCAGATGGAGCCAGCAGAGGAACAAGATGCAGGAAACCACACTCTGCCGACTGAATTTGTGCTCTCTGGATTGTCCAGCCgcccagagctccagcactTGCTGTTCTTCACCATCTGCTTCGTTTACAGCATGACTCTCATGGGGAACCTTCTCATCTGCGTGCTCACAGTGCACCCCACCCTCCACACGCCCATGTACTTCTTCCTCCGCGTCCTGTCCTTCCTGGACATTTCCACGGCCTCCGTCGTCGTCCCCAAGATGCTGGTGACCCTCCTGTCCGAGGACAGGCGTATCTCCTACCTGGGCTGTGTCACTCAGCTCTACTGTGTGGTTTTCCTGGCGGCCACTGAGTGGTTCCTGCTGGCAGCCATGGCCCTGGACCGCTTCGTGGCCGTGTGCTGGCCGCTGCGCTACGCCGCCGTCATGAGCCCCAGGGCCTGCCTcgccctgctgctgctctgctgctgcagtggcaaAGTCGTGTCGGTGCTGCAGACAGCCTGGGTGttcaccctgtccctgtgtgggCCCAGGAGGATcaattatttcttctgtgaCATCCCCCCGCTGCTGGTGCTGTCCTGCACGGACACGTCGCCCTACGAGAAGCAGCTCATCGCAGCCACCGTGCTCGTCATCCTCACGCCCTTCTGCCTCATCCTGCTCTCCTACGCCTGCATCATCTCCAGCATCCTCAAGAtctcctctgcagagagcaggcacaAGGCCTTCTCCACCTGCTCCTCACACCTCACTGTTGTGACGTTGTACTGTGCCAGTGGCACTCTGATTTACTTACAGCCAAAATCCAGTAATTCTCAAGATGCTAAAAAAATCCTTGCTCTTATATACACAACTGTAATTCCCACATTAAACCCCCTGATTTATAGCCTGAGGAATAAAGAAGTGAAAGAAGTACTAATCAGAGTGGTGGCTGTGttgatgaagaaataaaaatgttctcatCCATTAATGTACCTTATTTCCATTTTTGGTGGGTGCTAATGGTTTACTAGCTCAGgcacaaaaatctctttttgcaagcacaaaaatctctttcacaactgtaaatattttgtctttattcTTTGCTTCAGaagcaaattatttcaaatttctaTCTCAATTTCTTCCTTAGGAGTACAATATAGATAGCAGATATTTCTTCTAAAGCAGAGCACTTCCCATGTCTAATTCAGGTATCCAGGCTGGAACTCCTCACTTCCACTGCAGTTCACCTCACCCTCTCTCTGAAGAATTACTCTTTTACAGTGAACTTTCCAGGCTAAGCATGCACTAATTGATAGGGGCTACATGTTTTGCTTtgccctttttcttccttgttttttttttcatttcttcctggaaaagaTGTCCACTGAATGAAAGTGATAAAAAAATTAGTTCACTTCTTTCAGAGCcttgtggtttttatttaagGTGTGgggaaattaaatgaaagaaagattAACTAATGGTCATTCCTTATTTCTAGCAAGAATTCAGCATTTGATCCAGTGCAGTGCCCACTCCCTCCGAGCACTGTGGGGTCTGAGCCATGGCATGAGAACATTCTGCATTCTCAGCTGGAGAAACTCCTCCAGGCATGAAAAGAGTTTCCAGAGGATTAGCTGGTATCTGCAAAGGCACACAGAGAAAAGGGCTGCTACAACCTGGGAGTATTTATTTGGGAGGGTTTTGAAGTTAATTCTAGCTAGAACAGGTGCTCTGCCTTGGTGAATAGCCCAGGCCTGAGCCTGCAGCATTCAAACTGTGCTTTCCATACTGAGGTCAAGCAAAAGAAATCATCTTTACCAATACTGACCTTTGAGGGCTGTTTCTTTCTCATCTGACCTGGTTACCTGGCCATGAAGGCAGTAAAGGGCAGGATAATTGAGTAtgatgttctttttttcattagtttGCTTGTGAAAGAGAAAGGCAATGTAAGTCATGGATGAAATCATTGCCTGACTTCAGAAGATTCACAAAAACAAGTTAATGACAAAGTGATTAACTGCATTTAGCAATGTTGTTTGCTTAGACTTCTCTAGGGAACTTAACTTGTTTCTGTATTGTtgaaacccttttttttttcataattagaACACTGGAGAAAAAGTTAATGAAactttatttacatttctaCAGACTTTGCTTCTGGGAGCTGATCTACTTTTATCTCTGTGaaaacagagaatttttttctctcagaatttttttctatttttattacttgGGAAGGTAATATTGaagaagcaattttaaaaaagtttaattaCTTTAGTATAATAACAGTGTTGTTAATCACTTCAAGAGACATAGCATTCTAAATGGTTAAAGCTTTTAGTTTTGCCTCTTTTTAAGATGTTTCAGACTCTGCTCCAAGGAGAAAGAGACATCCAAAATCATTCATCCATTTGGAATAAACCTTTTTTATACCTGCTGCAGTGCCCTCCCACCAAACACTATCAGcagctttctgtttttcctgaattcatctcttctgtttcctgtttccACATGCCACATGTGCATGAAAGATACCCCCCAAAAGAGCCTGATGTGGTAGAAAACATGACAGGTGTTCAGCTGATGTAAATCAGAATTTCACCTCTAGTAAAGAGCACTGATTTTTGATCTTTAACAAACACAGCCATTGGTTTTGCTAGAGCTGAGCTCACACCGTCCTCTCTCCTCTATAAAAAAGAGAAGTTCTGGTTAAATTTTGCCATTCAGTGGATCACAACCTCACAAATAGGCCAGGGCTGAAGTTTGTGCCTGGGTTCATCTCCCCAACCCCAATACATGAACTATTGATTCTAGGATTTTTATGtaagaatgcatttttaaaaatcatttattttAACGTTTCAATTTCTTTCTATTAATCACTTTCAGTAGCATttgtgaaattatatttaataactaatttttttactttttctggcAAAAATTGGTGCTGATTTAAATGTCTGTCTTGATATGGGCTGCTGAGCTCTTGACATGCTACCACAGTTTATGGTTCTGTCAAATCACCTCCTGTCATGGGTGCATTGATCTCCTAAAGGAAGCTCCAAGAAAAGAGTTAAATTAGTCATTAGATAGGTGTTGCTGGTGCTGTACTTGATTTTTCACTCTAGAACCACATAATGAAGTTTTGTTGGAATGTGCTGCTTCTTTAATTCAGCTTATGACATTAAAGATCAGCATTGAGTTTAAATTTTTATTGGCATTACAAAGGGTTTATTAATATACATTTttcaaggaaggaaggaaggaaggattgtTTGATTTATTGAATTATTGAATTAATATTATAAGGGATCTGGACAATTCTAGGTGATGGCTTCTAGAGGTCACATGGTTCAGGAATAATACAAATTACAAGAAATAACAAGTACAGtaaataattacaaataaatCCATGCACCTTAGAGCTTTAACTAAGACCCCTTGGCACCTGAGTTAGCACTCCAGAACCACAGCTGATGCCACAATTCTGTAATTATCACCTTGGAGCCAGAAACAACCAGCACAATGAAGAGACAAAGAAAACTTTATCTAAAGGAAGCAGAGACAAACCCTTGCCCAGTGTGTGGCACAGTGTTCACCCTCCATCTGCAGggagtgagagcagcagctcagaccAGAGGCAGTCTGggtgcagcctctgctgccagtGTTTACATTCTGCTGATGAGTAAAGGTTCACAGGAATTAGCTGAGAAATTCAATATCACTCAATTTATACACACAGCCAGCACAATGAGCCCCACAGCTCTccatggaaggaaggaagaatagagaaaataaagcatgtTGAGAAATGTTTTGATTTCAAGACATGACATGAAATTTTGACCTTTGACAAAGCATCAAGAAGCATAAGGAGGTTTTTCctcttgtttgcttttattaatttcttttctctttttatccttttatgATTCTGAGTTCTACTTTCTCTTATCACTTTATCTTCCCATTAATTGTTTATATGTTCTGCAggagttttttgtttctgctgtcaAGAGGgatttcatttctctcttttccctctaAGGGAATTAAACTCAAACAGCTCTAAACCTAAATAATCCTTACAAGTCTGAGAATTTTCTCCCACTAAAGCATTTTCAGAATGCTTTTTTCTCTATCTCATCACTGCTGAAGTTACTAATGCAGTAATGTGCAGATGCCATCCTGCTGATGCCAAATtgatttttgccatttttctctcatattctctgtattctttacacatatatttatatctcTGCAGCCTGTTATTGTATTCTAGCTAGTTTTCCCAGTACTTTTCCCTGCCCTGAtaggcagaaaaacaaaacacattccaaGGCCCCTACCCTCACTTGGCTCTCCCTAGGAAACAAGACCAGCTCTTCAAGACATATTTATATAAACAAAGTTTAGTTTCCATCTGAGGGTGGAGGGTTCAGAGAAGGATGAACTGGGGGAAATTGCATGACCTCTTGTGCTCCTAAGTAATGATTTTTGTCAAATATGCTAATTTGCTAAATTATAAAACTGTATTCGCCCTGTGGTGGGGTGGGCATGTTGTGGGCATTTTCCATGTCTGCCACTGGAGGTCTCCAATAAAGAGCAGCCTTTATATTCCCTCCCATAGTAACTTTATCTCCAAAGAGTGCTGTTTTATTTCCAGGTTCACTAAGGCATCAGTGCTAACTTAGAGATGAAACTACACCAGAGTGCTAAAGAGAAGTGAGCCAAGCTGGAGTGATTTCCACAGGAGAGAACCAGGTGTGGGCAAGgcccctgcagccagggtgTGTCATGGTGATGTCTTTGCAGGTGATTTATTGCAGACAACTTTTATTAGGCCCTAGACATCCCACCCTACTGCACACTGTGTGACTGACCTTCCTAAATTGATGGGAGGCAAATGTTGTCCCCATCTCAAATCTAGAAAGTGGCTCACTtgctgaaggagcaggaatATCTGGGATGAACACAGTTCTGTCATGGAAACATCAGATTTTGTGTTTTTGGAACTACTGTCTGGCCTGGTTTCTGTATTCCtgcagacagaaatattttccccagTGTTCTCCTGATGGCATTTTTCATCTCAGTGTTTCTCAGTGTGTAGATCATGGGGTTTAGCATTGGAGTGACCACAGTGTAAATAATGGAGAACAACTTGTCCCTAGGGTATTTCTTGTAAGGCTGAGCATAGGTGAAGATGCAGGGGATGAATATTAAGCTCACAACAGTTATCTGTGTCCCACAGGTAGACAGAGCTTTTCGGTTCCCTTCTGTGATGCGTGTCCTTATCTTCAGCAAGATGACAATGTAAGAAATAATCAAGATTACAAAAAGGGTGATGAGGATCCCTCCACTATTAAGCACCATCTGCAGCTCAGCCATGCGAGTGTCAGTGCAGGCCAGTCTGATGATCTGAGGGAGGTCACAGTAGAAACTGTCCAGTACATTTGGGCCACAGAAtggcagctgcagaaggaaaccAATTTGGATAATAGAATGAAGGAATCCAGCAAACCATGCAGCTGccaccagggctgtgcaggtgcTCCTGCTCATGATGGACAGGTAGCGCAGGGGCTCACAGATGGCCACGTAGCGATCCAGCGTCATCCCCACCAGCAAAAAGGACATTGCACCTGCaatgaaatggaagaagaaCATCTGGAGGAAACACTCATTGAATGAgatggtgctgtgctgggtgaggagGCCTGACAGCAGTTTGGGGGTATTGACTGAGGAATCGCTGATGTCAAGGACAGCGAGGTTGGCCAGGAGAAAGTACATGGGGGTGTGGAGCTGCTGGTCCACAGCCACAGTGGCAATGATGGTGGAGTTCAGTAGCCAGGTTGTTACATAGATGAGAAAGAAGATCACATAGAGACAATACTGCAGCTTGTGACTCTGTGTCAGGCCCAACAGGACGAATTCTCTCACAGTGGTGGTGATG belongs to Oenanthe melanoleuca isolate GR-GAL-2019-014 chromosome 27, OMel1.0, whole genome shotgun sequence and includes:
- the LOC130264161 gene encoding olfactory receptor 10A5-like, producing MEPAEEQDAGNHTLPTEFVLSGLSSRPELQHLLFFTICFVYSMTLMGNLLICVLTVHPTLHTPMYFFLRVLSFLDISTASVVVPKMLVTLLSEDRRISYLGCVTQLYCVVFLAATEWFLLAAMALDRFVAVCWPLRYAAVMSPRACLALLLLCCCSGKVVSVLQTAWVFTLSLCGPRRINYFFCDIPPLLVLSCTDTSPYEKQLIAATVLVILTPFCLILLSYACIISSILKISSAESRHKAFSTCSSHLTVVTLYCASGTLIYLQPKSSNSQDAKKILALIYTTVIPTLNPLIYSLRNKEVKEVLIRVVAVLMKK
- the LOC130264160 gene encoding olfactory receptor 4D2-like — translated: MESKNITTTVREFVLLGLTQSHKLQYCLYVIFFLIYVTTWLLNSTIIATVAVDQQLHTPMYFLLANLAVLDISDSSVNTPKLLSGLLTQHSTISFNECFLQMFFFHFIAGAMSFLLVGMTLDRYVAICEPLRYLSIMSRSTCTALVAAAWFAGFLHSIIQIGFLLQLPFCGPNVLDSFYCDLPQIIRLACTDTRMAELQMVLNSGGILITLFVILIISYIVILLKIRTRITEGNRKALSTCGTQITVVSLIFIPCIFTYAQPYKKYPRDKLFSIIYTVVTPMLNPMIYTLRNTEMKNAIRRTLGKIFLSAGIQKPGQTVVPKTQNLMFP